The stretch of DNA TGTTCTCGATTTTCAGCCTATGCTGCGTGGTGAGTAGAAGAAATTGAAATCCCACTTCACTCAGCATGAAAATTCTCATAGATATGAATTGATCTCCAGATTTGATAAAAGTCTTGAAAAATGTCGATAAGATAGCAACGGAACAGAAAACAACGTCAAGTCTATTAAGTTAACCTACTTATCTTTTGCCATTTCGAGATTGTTGAGATGCGAAACTTTTTAAAAAGTGTAATAAATAATTCTCTAATTGAGGAGAAAGAGTTATGGGTAAATTAGCATTTTGTAAATGCAAATCTCTTTGAGGAAAAGGTATTTTAATTTCCTGCTGTTTAAAAATCTTTTCAATTTGAAAATAAAGATCACTTTTAAGTCGAACTTGACGACTAGGATCGGAAGTCCAAACCAACAACTCAAAGTCTAACCAACTTTCTCCAAAACTATTAAAAAAAACTTGAGGTTGGGGATAACGCAATACTTCAGGATGTTCTTCTGCTACTCTCAACAAAGCAGTTTTGACTTTTTCAACATCCGAACCGTAGGCAACTCCTACAGGTAAATGTAATCTAGAAGCTGGATTATCATGACTCCAATTAGTTACTTCATCTGCTAACAAACGTGAATTAGGCACAATGATAGAAATTTTGTCTAAAGTCTTTAAAACAATACTTCTTGCTCCTATTCTTTCTACAGTTCCTAAATGTTGTCCGACTTGAATAAAATCTCCTACTTGAACAGATCTTTCAAATAATAAAACTAATCCACTGGCAAAGTTTTTGGCAATTTCTTGAAAACCAAAACCAATACCCACACCTAAAGCACTACCAATTAAAGCTAAAGAACTTAAATTTAATCCCCAAATTTGTAATAAAACAATAGTGCCAATTGAAATTAAACTATATTTAAGAATGGTCGAAATAACTTCCTGCGAACCTCGATTCATTCGAGTTGCTTGCAAAATTCTAGTCCGCAATAAAGTAGTTAAATTTCCTGAAAGAATGATTAATCCCCAAAATAAAGCAGTTAGAATTAATAAATTTAAAAACGAGTAAGATTTATCTCCTAGATTAAACCAAGAATTAGTCATACTTCCTATTAGTAAGTTGAGAAATTTATATCGCCAACTTCTTAATAAGGGAAAAAATTCTGTAATTATCAAAAAGACCGAAACCCACAAAATAAATTGAATTAAACCTAATTTAAGACGATATAAAGTAGTGAGATTTGAAGATTTGGTTCTATTTCTTTTAGCTATTCCAGGAATAATTCTTTGGATTGCTTCTCGAACAGGGTAAGTTTCTAATTGTTTAATAAAACGAGATAAAATTAAAGCTATTAATAAAATAAAAAAAGAAACACTCAATTGTTGCTGAAGATAGTTACTCGTTCTTTCTAGTTGAGCTTGTTCAATAGCTTGTTGAATTTTTTCACTCCAAAATTGCGCTCTTTCTTGTAAAATTGCTCCTTTGAAACTATCTTGATTGGTTACAGTCAAAAGCTGTTCACCATTTAAAAAAATTACTGGTAATTGATTACGTGTCTCAATTGTTAATTCGGATGACTTATTGGAGTCGACTGCAACTTGCAACTGGGTAGCAATCCAATCTGCTCTTTCAATCGCAGCATAACCACCTGAAGCACTGACTCGAAATAACTCTCTACCATCTAAAACTACTGGTGCTGTTTTTGTCGTGACTTCGTTTGATTGAAAAATTTGCCAACTATCAGTGATGATGGGAGCAGAAGACCAGTTATTAAAGTTGGGTTGAGCTTGACTAGGAACAGTTAAAACCAATAAAAAGAACAAAAGACTCAAGATTATCTTACTGAAGTGATTAAATAATTTTTGTTTTTGCACTTGTCTACTTCTCTAATTCAAAAAATGTCTAAGTTATAGTTGATTAATTGATTATTTTTCCTGAACCATTATTTTGGTAGTGAATTCTGGTTCCTGTCCAATGTAATTTTTCGCGTAAGGTTTGGTAGAAAGAATAAGTTTCTCGTAAAATAATAAATTTTGCTTGAGAGTTAGCCATTCTCACAATTACTCTTTGTCCAGGCCAAATTGTCGTAGCTAGAGAACCATCCGTCCAAAGCTTGGTATTGACTTCATAATCACCTAAAGGCCAAACGCTAACGATACTACCTGGAGGAAGCACAATCGGACGTACAGAAAGACTGAGGGGACAAATCG from Stanieria cyanosphaera PCC 7437 encodes:
- a CDS encoding mechanosensitive ion channel family protein codes for the protein MQKQKLFNHFSKIILSLLFFLLVLTVPSQAQPNFNNWSSAPIITDSWQIFQSNEVTTKTAPVVLDGRELFRVSASGGYAAIERADWIATQLQVAVDSNKSSELTIETRNQLPVIFLNGEQLLTVTNQDSFKGAILQERAQFWSEKIQQAIEQAQLERTSNYLQQQLSVSFFILLIALILSRFIKQLETYPVREAIQRIIPGIAKRNRTKSSNLTTLYRLKLGLIQFILWVSVFLIITEFFPLLRSWRYKFLNLLIGSMTNSWFNLGDKSYSFLNLLILTALFWGLIILSGNLTTLLRTRILQATRMNRGSQEVISTILKYSLISIGTIVLLQIWGLNLSSLALIGSALGVGIGFGFQEIAKNFASGLVLLFERSVQVGDFIQVGQHLGTVERIGARSIVLKTLDKISIIVPNSRLLADEVTNWSHDNPASRLHLPVGVAYGSDVEKVKTALLRVAEEHPEVLRYPQPQVFFNSFGESWLDFELLVWTSDPSRQVRLKSDLYFQIEKIFKQQEIKIPFPQRDLHLQNANLPITLSPQLENYLLHFLKSFASQQSRNGKR